From Pedobacter indicus, a single genomic window includes:
- the rsmD gene encoding 16S rRNA (guanine(966)-N(2))-methyltransferase RsmD: MRIISGYLRGRKINPPKGLPVRPTTDMAKEALFNVLTNRFHFEKIRVLDLFTGTGSIALEFISRGVDNLVAVDQNNRCIGFLNEMADKFKLTNLRVVRDNVFKFIGRKHEAFDIIFADPPYDMAKLEEMPKMILESGLLKEHGYFILEHPSYMDFENEAYFMEKRKYGQTAFSFFQAP, encoded by the coding sequence ATGCGAATCATATCAGGTTACTTAAGAGGCAGAAAAATAAATCCACCCAAAGGATTGCCGGTCAGACCCACTACTGATATGGCTAAGGAAGCTCTTTTTAATGTTTTAACAAATAGATTTCACTTCGAAAAGATTCGGGTTCTTGATCTGTTTACTGGGACAGGAAGTATTGCGTTGGAGTTTATATCAAGAGGTGTAGACAATTTGGTGGCGGTTGACCAAAACAATCGCTGCATCGGTTTCTTAAATGAAATGGCTGACAAATTTAAACTCACCAACCTACGTGTTGTCCGAGATAATGTTTTTAAATTTATAGGAAGAAAACACGAAGCTTTTGACATCATCTTTGCAGACCCTCCATACGACATGGCTAAACTTGAAGAAATGCCAAAGATGATTTTAGAAAGCGGCCTTTTAAAAGAGCATGGATATTTTATTTTAGAACATCCGTCATATATGGATTTTGAAAATGAGGCTTATTTTATGGAAAAACGAAAATATGGACAAACAGCCTTTTCATTTTTCCAGGCACCCTAA
- a CDS encoding DUF3822 family protein has product MERQIGIQETEKFVTENSLACKLFIHQASQICQIAVVDTENKIRLLRESPTEQAFKENTEILSLRFHSTFLLVFPKKIFLLPRELQEGDHYPTVADMNDIDPDQVYTSVVSSQQCVANFIPRDEYQFWISTLKDIDLIPTTTIIINELSNLKVKYKALVGINFFQDAFEIILLEDNTLRFHNVFKATTPDEFNFFLLTTFSKLNIIPSITQFYLWGIEDENSVYYRKLEKYTRNISLLKATSEMSDIDLCNFSDVNLLTGAIECESYQVT; this is encoded by the coding sequence ATGGAAAGACAAATTGGAATACAGGAAACCGAAAAATTTGTTACGGAAAACAGCTTGGCGTGCAAGCTGTTTATCCACCAAGCAAGTCAAATTTGCCAAATTGCGGTCGTTGATACAGAAAATAAGATACGCTTATTACGAGAGTCTCCTACAGAACAGGCCTTTAAAGAGAATACGGAAATCTTGAGTCTCCGCTTTCATAGCACCTTTCTCCTTGTATTCCCTAAAAAGATCTTTCTCTTGCCCAGGGAACTTCAAGAGGGAGATCACTATCCGACGGTTGCGGATATGAACGATATCGACCCTGACCAAGTTTACACATCGGTCGTATCAAGCCAACAATGTGTAGCTAACTTTATCCCGCGTGATGAATATCAGTTTTGGATATCCACGTTGAAGGACATCGATCTGATCCCTACCACTACAATAATCATCAATGAGTTAAGCAACTTAAAAGTCAAGTACAAAGCACTCGTGGGTATCAATTTCTTTCAAGATGCCTTTGAGATTATTTTATTAGAAGATAATACCCTTCGTTTTCACAATGTGTTTAAGGCCACAACGCCTGATGAGTTTAATTTCTTCTTACTGACTACATTTAGTAAATTAAATATTATCCCGTCTATTACTCAATTCTATTTATGGGGTATTGAAGACGAAAACAGTGTGTATTATAGAAAATTAGAAAAGTATACAAGGAATATTTCATTACTCAAGGCCACATCAGAAATGTCGGATATCGACCTTTGTAATTTTTCCGATGTAAACTTATTAACGGGAGCCATTGAATGCGAATCATATCAGGTTACTTAA
- a CDS encoding ATP-dependent DNA helicase: protein MVKAEFFDQYFPGNPTEDQKKAFRRFAEFLSSSETFSAYVLKGYAGTGKTTIISTLVRALPQLKMRTVLLAPTGRAAKVITSYSRKAAFTIHKKIYRKRVAGTPDMDFDLAENKHTNTVFIVDEASMISNERMAFSRQSLLEDLIEYVYSGENCRLMLVGDTAQLPPVKLVESPALSFKVLATLFNLEVFGVELREVVRQQKESGILHNATTVRDQILHATDQESTIGFPQLDVKGFKDIYRMTGEKLIEGLEYAYNKYGMEETLVICRSNKNANLYNQNIRNRVLYREEELTGGDYIMIVRNNYFWTDGEENQSFIANGDMAKVRRVGNIHEQHGFRFADVTLEFIDSTHHEPLSCRVLLDTLYSDSPNLGRDDLNKLFEAVMHDYEHLSSKKERIQALKEDPYYNALQIKFAMAVTCHKAQGGQWAAVFVDQGFLTEEMIDTEFLRWLYTACTRATHELFLLNFSDQFFEK, encoded by the coding sequence GTGGTTAAGGCTGAATTTTTTGATCAATATTTCCCGGGGAATCCGACTGAAGACCAAAAGAAGGCTTTTAGGCGGTTTGCAGAATTTTTAAGTTCGAGCGAGACATTTTCTGCTTATGTTTTAAAAGGCTATGCCGGTACTGGGAAGACGACCATAATCAGTACACTTGTCCGAGCTTTGCCACAACTGAAAATGCGCACGGTATTGCTGGCCCCAACGGGGAGAGCGGCTAAGGTTATCACATCTTATTCACGAAAAGCTGCTTTTACGATCCATAAGAAGATTTATAGAAAACGGGTTGCCGGAACGCCTGATATGGATTTTGATTTAGCAGAAAATAAGCATACAAATACTGTTTTCATCGTTGACGAGGCGTCAATGATCTCCAATGAGCGTATGGCTTTTTCCCGACAGAGTTTACTGGAAGATCTTATTGAATATGTCTATAGTGGCGAAAACTGCCGGTTGATGCTGGTGGGCGATACGGCTCAGCTTCCACCAGTTAAATTAGTCGAAAGTCCGGCATTGTCCTTTAAGGTACTGGCCACTTTATTTAACCTAGAAGTATTCGGGGTTGAACTCCGTGAAGTGGTCCGACAGCAAAAGGAATCTGGTATTCTCCATAATGCTACGACCGTACGTGATCAGATACTGCATGCGACAGATCAAGAATCTACGATTGGTTTTCCGCAGTTAGATGTGAAAGGCTTTAAGGATATTTATAGGATGACGGGGGAGAAGCTGATCGAGGGTCTGGAGTATGCCTATAATAAATATGGTATGGAGGAGACACTTGTTATCTGCCGTTCCAATAAAAATGCGAACCTATACAATCAGAATATCCGCAACAGGGTTCTTTACAGGGAAGAAGAGTTAACGGGTGGTGATTATATTATGATTGTCCGAAACAATTACTTTTGGACGGATGGTGAAGAGAATCAAAGCTTTATAGCCAATGGAGATATGGCAAAGGTGCGACGTGTTGGGAATATTCATGAACAGCATGGATTTCGCTTTGCTGATGTGACGCTGGAATTTATCGATTCGACTCATCATGAACCCTTGAGCTGCCGGGTACTATTGGATACCTTGTATTCAGATAGTCCCAATCTAGGTCGTGACGACCTGAATAAACTTTTTGAAGCCGTAATGCATGATTACGAACACTTATCAAGCAAAAAAGAACGGATACAGGCATTGAAAGAAGACCCATATTACAATGCATTGCAAATTAAGTTTGCTATGGCGGTAACTTGTCATAAGGCGCAAGGTGGGCAATGGGCTGCGGTATTTGTGGATCAAGGTTTCCTGACCGAAGAAATGATCGATACGGAATTTTTGCGTTGGCTTTATACAGCCTGTACGCGCGCTACGCATGAACTGTTTCTACTTAACTTTTCGGACCAATTTTTTGAAAAATAG
- a CDS encoding alpha-ketoacid dehydrogenase subunit alpha/beta: MMDFDSYALSQEEQIALYQALVFPRLFEERMLTLLKQGKLGKWFSGIGQEAVAVGATLAMQDDEYILPMHRNLGVFTGRNINLVQLLDQFQGKYSGFTKGRDRSFHFGSQQLKIVGMISHLGPQLAVADGIALGHKLDREAKCVLVFTGEGGTSEGDFHEALNVAAVWDLPVIFLIENNGYALSTPTHEQYRCKNLVDKGVGYGIEAIKIDGNNILEVYSTISEKAREIRNHARPIIIECKTFRMRGHEEASGTKYIAEEEFKQWAEKDPVTNFENYLLQRKIITQEDVDQTRERFKQEIETAIHQSFSHSVEPIDPSMELQDMYAPFQPSATTPPSDKMSDLRYIDAISDALRSAMRRYDKLVMMGQDIARYGGAFKVSEHFVDEFGQERIRNTPLCESAIIGSALGLSIKEYKSIIEMQFADFVSMGFNQIVNNLAKSHYRWGQNADVVIRMPTGAGTGAGPFHSQSTEAWFMKTPGLKVVYPAFPYDAKGLLLSAIEDPNPVIYFEHKYLYRKIHQQIPDDYYIISIGKASCLQEGQDVCIITYGLGVHWALDYLDDHQEISATLIDLRSILPWDKQLVEEAVKKTGRVLILHEDTLVAGIGAEIAAYISENCFEYLDAPIMRCASLDTAVPMNKTLEEHFLAKSKLAEVMKKLLAY, translated from the coding sequence ATGATGGACTTTGACAGTTACGCTTTGAGTCAAGAAGAACAAATAGCACTATATCAAGCGCTTGTGTTTCCTCGCTTATTTGAAGAGCGTATGCTGACTTTGTTAAAACAGGGAAAACTCGGGAAATGGTTTTCTGGTATCGGTCAAGAAGCTGTCGCTGTTGGAGCAACACTGGCAATGCAGGACGATGAATACATCTTGCCAATGCACAGAAATTTAGGAGTTTTTACCGGCAGAAATATCAATCTCGTACAACTACTCGATCAGTTTCAGGGTAAGTATTCAGGATTTACGAAAGGGCGTGACAGATCCTTTCACTTCGGGTCACAGCAATTGAAAATCGTGGGGATGATCTCGCACCTTGGTCCACAGTTAGCAGTAGCTGACGGTATCGCCCTAGGTCATAAACTCGACAGAGAAGCAAAATGTGTGTTGGTTTTCACAGGTGAGGGCGGTACCAGTGAAGGGGACTTCCATGAAGCATTAAATGTTGCTGCTGTGTGGGACTTACCTGTAATCTTCCTGATCGAAAACAATGGCTATGCCCTATCTACACCTACACATGAACAATACAGGTGTAAGAATCTAGTAGACAAAGGAGTAGGCTACGGCATTGAAGCAATAAAAATTGATGGAAACAATATCCTTGAAGTGTATTCAACGATAAGTGAGAAGGCTAGGGAAATTAGAAACCATGCCCGCCCAATTATTATTGAATGCAAAACATTCCGCATGAGGGGTCATGAAGAAGCATCCGGAACGAAGTACATTGCAGAAGAAGAGTTTAAACAATGGGCCGAGAAGGATCCGGTCACCAATTTCGAAAACTATCTCTTGCAGCGGAAAATAATTACACAAGAAGATGTCGACCAGACTCGCGAACGATTCAAACAGGAAATCGAAACTGCGATCCATCAAAGTTTCTCGCATTCTGTTGAGCCTATCGACCCTTCAATGGAACTACAGGATATGTACGCTCCATTTCAGCCTAGCGCGACAACTCCTCCATCTGATAAAATGTCTGATCTTCGCTATATTGATGCAATTTCAGATGCATTGCGATCAGCAATGAGACGATACGACAAGTTGGTCATGATGGGGCAAGATATAGCGCGTTATGGGGGCGCGTTTAAAGTAAGTGAGCATTTTGTTGATGAGTTCGGACAAGAACGCATTCGAAATACCCCACTTTGTGAATCTGCAATAATTGGCTCAGCATTAGGATTATCTATTAAAGAATATAAATCAATAATTGAAATGCAGTTTGCTGATTTCGTAAGCATGGGTTTTAATCAGATCGTTAACAATCTGGCCAAGTCCCATTACCGCTGGGGACAAAATGCCGATGTTGTGATCCGAATGCCTACGGGTGCGGGCACAGGTGCCGGACCGTTTCATTCTCAATCGACTGAAGCCTGGTTTATGAAGACACCCGGACTTAAGGTGGTTTACCCTGCTTTTCCATATGATGCGAAAGGGCTGCTGTTATCGGCAATCGAAGACCCGAACCCTGTAATTTACTTTGAACATAAATACCTGTATCGTAAAATTCATCAACAGATACCGGACGATTATTATATCATATCGATCGGAAAAGCATCATGTCTTCAGGAAGGGCAAGACGTATGCATCATCACCTATGGACTCGGTGTACATTGGGCTTTGGATTATCTAGATGATCACCAAGAGATATCGGCCACTTTGATCGATTTAAGGAGTATTTTACCATGGGATAAGCAATTGGTTGAAGAAGCGGTTAAGAAAACCGGTCGCGTATTAATTTTACATGAAGACACGCTGGTTGCTGGAATTGGAGCAGAAATAGCAGCCTACATCTCAGAGAATTGCTTTGAATATTTAGATGCACCCATCATGCGCTGTGCGAGTCTGGATACCGCCGTGCCGATGAACAAGACTCTGGAAGAACATTTTTTAGCGAAAAGCAAATTGGCTGAAGTAATGAAAAAGCTACTTGCGTATTAA
- a CDS encoding M16 family metallopeptidase yields the protein MVKYERFELKNGLRVLVHEDPSTPMAVVNILYDVGARDEDPDQTGFAHLFEHLMFGGSINIPEYDRPLQMVGGENNAFTSNDITNYYLTLPALNLETAFWLESDRMLSLAFGEKSLEVQKNVVCEEFKQRYLNQPYGDVWLKLRPLAYHVHPYQWATIGKELSHIENAKIEDVKAFFAKHYTPQNAILVVAGNVTTTEVRTLAEKWFEPIDPGNKYIRNLPAEPEQTEPRREVVMAEVPSDSLYIAFQMCDHHDPDYYVADLISDLLSRGSSSRLYRRLLKEQELFSEINAYILGSIDRGLFIVEGKPLPGIDIDTAETAIWKELKIMADEDVLDYELEKVKNKIESTMAFSEMSILNKAMNLAYYELLGDAEMINTELDRYLSVSLDDIKRVSSELFRKENSSTLIYLSQEHA from the coding sequence ATGGTAAAATACGAGCGTTTCGAACTAAAAAATGGACTACGGGTATTGGTTCACGAAGACCCTTCTACCCCCATGGCTGTTGTCAATATATTGTATGATGTCGGAGCGCGAGATGAAGACCCGGATCAAACTGGTTTTGCTCATCTTTTTGAACACTTGATGTTTGGCGGATCAATTAATATCCCTGAATACGATCGTCCTTTGCAAATGGTAGGTGGAGAAAATAACGCGTTCACCAGCAATGACATTACGAACTACTACCTTACGCTTCCGGCTTTAAACCTGGAAACCGCTTTTTGGCTGGAGAGCGACCGGATGCTGAGTTTGGCATTTGGTGAGAAGAGTTTAGAGGTTCAGAAAAATGTTGTTTGTGAAGAGTTTAAGCAACGGTACCTTAACCAACCCTACGGCGATGTCTGGTTAAAGTTACGTCCGTTAGCCTACCACGTTCATCCCTACCAATGGGCCACAATAGGCAAAGAATTATCTCATATCGAAAATGCTAAAATTGAAGATGTAAAAGCTTTCTTTGCCAAACATTATACACCGCAAAATGCGATCTTAGTTGTTGCCGGCAATGTAACTACAACAGAGGTTCGAACTTTAGCTGAAAAATGGTTTGAACCAATTGACCCTGGCAACAAATACATCAGAAATCTTCCTGCAGAACCGGAGCAGACAGAACCAAGAAGAGAGGTTGTAATGGCGGAAGTGCCAAGCGATAGTCTTTATATTGCTTTTCAAATGTGTGATCATCATGACCCTGATTACTACGTTGCTGACCTTATATCAGATCTCCTGTCGCGGGGTTCATCATCCCGATTGTATCGGCGATTGCTAAAAGAGCAAGAATTGTTTAGCGAGATTAACGCGTATATTTTAGGAAGCATAGACAGAGGCTTGTTTATTGTTGAAGGAAAACCCTTGCCCGGTATTGATATTGATACCGCCGAGACTGCCATTTGGAAGGAACTGAAGATTATGGCGGATGAAGATGTACTGGATTATGAACTGGAGAAGGTTAAGAACAAAATTGAATCGACCATGGCATTTTCAGAAATGTCCATTTTGAATAAAGCGATGAATTTAGCTTATTATGAGCTGTTGGGAGATGCAGAGATGATCAATACAGAGTTGGATCGCTATTTATCAGTCAGTCTGGATGACATAAAACGTGTCAGTTCCGAACTGTTTAGAAAAGAAAATTCATCTACATTAATCTATTTATCACAAGAGCATGCTTAA
- a CDS encoding M16 family metallopeptidase, which yields MLNRINPPVFHPIENINILSPESFKLSNGAKLFVFSAGEQDLVRIQWVFNNRSFQKDKPVLHAALSANLMEGTAKHSSAVIAESIDYYGAFLYPEFSYDHISLNLITISKHLDKVLPIVIDILNNAAFPQQELNTYCRNAKQGLKISLKKNDVVARRELNHALFGKSIYGVKAEEEDYDALQRTDLVSLFEDQIHPSDCTIFLSGKVAGPVADYLIQSLEKQWHAKELSKVNDSVIEVRETTDKIVVQREKALQTAIRLGKLSIGRDHPDFPSLQVVNALLGGFFGSRLMANIREDKGYTYGIGSHLVSLQKAAYWIIATEVGAEFTSPTLKEIEYEMGRLQQEAVSTEELSLVKNYLLGSLLGSVNDVFSHADKFRQVYFSGLSLDYYDYYTEQVNGMTPEDVLSLANTYLDFDKMTQVLVGRV from the coding sequence ATGCTTAATAGAATAAATCCTCCCGTTTTTCACCCAATAGAGAATATAAATATTCTTTCTCCAGAATCTTTTAAGCTAAGCAACGGTGCTAAACTTTTCGTCTTTTCAGCAGGAGAGCAAGATCTGGTGAGAATACAATGGGTATTCAATAATCGAAGTTTCCAAAAAGATAAACCAGTTCTTCATGCAGCATTAAGTGCAAATTTGATGGAGGGCACAGCAAAACATTCGAGTGCGGTAATCGCTGAATCAATTGATTATTACGGTGCTTTTCTTTACCCTGAGTTTAGTTATGATCATATTAGCCTTAACCTGATCACAATTAGTAAACATCTGGACAAGGTATTGCCTATCGTTATTGATATTCTGAATAACGCAGCTTTTCCTCAACAGGAACTCAATACTTACTGTAGAAATGCGAAGCAGGGACTTAAGATTTCGTTGAAAAAAAATGATGTCGTAGCAAGACGGGAGCTGAACCATGCACTATTTGGAAAAAGTATTTACGGAGTTAAGGCTGAGGAAGAAGACTATGATGCTTTGCAACGGACAGACCTAGTCTCGCTTTTTGAGGATCAGATCCATCCGTCCGATTGCACTATCTTTCTTTCTGGCAAGGTAGCGGGCCCGGTTGCAGATTACCTGATTCAAAGTCTTGAAAAGCAATGGCATGCGAAGGAATTATCTAAAGTGAATGACTCTGTAATCGAAGTACGGGAAACGACTGATAAGATCGTCGTACAACGGGAAAAGGCATTACAGACGGCAATTCGACTTGGTAAGCTAAGTATAGGAAGAGACCACCCTGACTTTCCTTCTTTGCAAGTTGTAAATGCTCTTCTAGGTGGGTTTTTCGGCTCAAGGCTTATGGCTAATATCCGTGAAGATAAGGGCTATACCTATGGGATCGGTTCTCATTTGGTATCTTTGCAGAAGGCGGCTTACTGGATAATAGCGACAGAGGTGGGGGCAGAGTTTACCTCTCCGACATTGAAAGAGATTGAATATGAAATGGGTCGGTTACAACAAGAGGCAGTTTCTACCGAAGAGCTGAGCCTTGTAAAAAACTACTTATTGGGATCTTTGCTGGGTAGCGTAAATGATGTATTTTCACATGCAGATAAATTTAGACAAGTATATTTCTCAGGTCTTTCGCTAGACTATTACGATTATTATACAGAACAAGTCAATGGGATGACTCCAGAAGATGTTCTATCGCTTGCAAATACTTATCTGGATTTTGATAAAATGACCCAGGTTCTTGTTGGAAGAGTATAA
- a CDS encoding sulfatase family protein: MNKFFTSVVKSLSLAILLLLFLPVLAQQKNNSDRPNIVIIISDDHAFQAISAYGSQLMQTPNMDRLAKGGALLNRAYVTNSICDPSRAVLLTGKYSHKNGFKDNETSVFDHGQDLFVKRLQEVGYETAWIGKQHLGNKPQGFDYWEILPGQGSYFNPDFLKMDGTRAHYEGYVSDIISDLTEGWLNERDASKPFCLVVGHKATHRTWMPDTGDLDMFENVTFPLPHNFYDGYEGREAAKVQDMTIAKTMIMGYDLKMLTGVENEGTVNRMTPEQRKKYQEFYGPIEADLKQRNLQGRELVEWKYQRYMKDYLATAASLDRNVGRVLDYLDENDLTDNTVVIYLSDQGFYLGEHGWFDKRFMYEESFRTPMFVRYPGVIKPGTVSDDFIMNLDIAPTLLDVANVEIPDDVQGESFLPVLSKKSATGRDAMFYHYYENGEHSVSPHFGIRTKRYKLIRFYKRVESWELFDLTKDANEMENLYGKPGYEKITAKLKKELGKLIEQYEDTEAAQVMAQKID; the protein is encoded by the coding sequence ATGAATAAATTTTTTACCAGCGTAGTAAAAAGTCTGAGCCTGGCTATCCTGTTGTTGCTATTTTTACCAGTATTGGCACAGCAGAAAAACAATAGCGACCGACCAAATATTGTAATTATTATATCGGATGATCATGCGTTCCAGGCGATAAGTGCTTATGGAAGTCAGCTGATGCAAACACCCAATATGGACCGCTTAGCCAAAGGGGGTGCGTTGCTGAACAGAGCCTATGTTACCAATTCTATTTGTGATCCTAGCCGGGCGGTGTTGTTAACGGGTAAATACAGCCATAAGAACGGCTTCAAAGATAATGAGACTTCGGTTTTTGATCATGGGCAGGATCTGTTTGTAAAAAGGTTGCAAGAAGTCGGATATGAGACTGCATGGATTGGTAAGCAACATTTAGGTAACAAGCCGCAAGGCTTTGATTACTGGGAAATCCTTCCCGGACAAGGGAGCTACTTTAACCCTGATTTTTTGAAGATGGATGGAACTCGCGCGCATTATGAAGGATACGTATCGGATATTATCTCTGATCTGACCGAAGGTTGGCTGAATGAAAGGGACGCGTCTAAGCCATTCTGTTTGGTGGTGGGTCATAAAGCGACGCATCGAACATGGATGCCGGATACCGGTGATCTAGACATGTTCGAAAATGTTACCTTTCCTCTTCCTCACAACTTCTACGATGGTTATGAAGGGAGAGAAGCGGCCAAAGTGCAAGACATGACGATAGCTAAAACTATGATCATGGGTTATGATTTGAAAATGCTGACAGGGGTAGAGAATGAGGGAACGGTTAATCGGATGACTCCTGAGCAACGAAAGAAGTATCAGGAGTTCTACGGACCGATAGAGGCTGATCTGAAGCAGCGGAATCTACAGGGTAGGGAGCTGGTTGAATGGAAATACCAACGTTACATGAAAGACTATCTAGCCACCGCAGCTTCGTTAGACCGAAATGTGGGACGGGTATTGGATTATCTGGATGAAAATGATTTAACGGACAATACCGTGGTAATCTACCTGTCCGATCAGGGTTTCTACTTAGGGGAGCACGGATGGTTTGATAAACGCTTCATGTATGAAGAATCGTTTAGAACACCGATGTTTGTTCGTTATCCGGGAGTAATTAAACCCGGAACGGTGTCGGACGATTTTATCATGAACCTGGACATTGCACCGACCTTGCTAGATGTTGCGAACGTAGAGATTCCAGACGACGTTCAAGGTGAGTCGTTCTTACCCGTTTTAAGTAAAAAGTCGGCAACAGGAAGAGATGCGATGTTCTATCATTACTATGAAAATGGAGAGCATTCGGTCTCTCCTCATTTTGGTATCCGTACGAAGCGTTATAAGCTGATCCGCTTTTATAAACGAGTAGAAAGCTGGGAGCTATTTGACTTGACTAAAGATGCTAATGAAATGGAGAATCTCTATGGCAAGCCTGGTTATGAAAAAATTACTGCTAAACTAAAGAAAGAATTAGGGAAGCTTATTGAGCAGTATGAAGATACCGAAGCAGCACAGGTTATGGCTCAAAAAATTGACTAA
- a CDS encoding nucleotide sugar dehydrogenase: MKITNICCIGAGYVGGPTMAVIAKHNPHIKITVVDMNAERIAAWNDPDVNNIPIYEPGLSDIVAEARDKNLFFSTNVDQAILDAEMIFISVNTPTKTYGKGKGMASDLKYIELCARQIAKVAKTDKIVIEKSTLPVRTAQTIKSILDHTGNGVQYQILSNPEFLAEGTAIRDLENPDRVLIGGDHDEEGQKAIDALVDIYAAWIPREKILTTNVWSSELSKLTANAFLAQRVSSINAISELCEVTGADVTEVARSIGMDSRIGNKFLQASVGFGGSCFQKDILNLVYIAKSYGLNEVADYWEQVIIMNDHQKTRFAHNIIRTLYNTVSGKKIAFLGWAFKKDTNDTRESAAIYVADILLHEQAELAVLDPKVSSDTVYADLDYLKTRSPEENRSLVQVGSDPYEVCRDAHAIAILTEWDEFNTYDWKRIFDSMKKPAFVFDGRNLLDAAKLKEIGFVYESIGVR; this comes from the coding sequence ATGAAGATTACCAATATTTGTTGCATCGGAGCCGGCTACGTTGGTGGCCCAACAATGGCAGTTATCGCTAAACACAATCCGCATATTAAAATAACGGTTGTTGATATGAATGCGGAACGCATCGCTGCGTGGAATGACCCGGATGTTAACAACATACCAATTTATGAACCAGGACTAAGTGATATCGTTGCAGAGGCGAGAGACAAGAATCTATTCTTCTCTACAAATGTGGATCAGGCTATACTTGATGCAGAGATGATCTTTATATCTGTTAACACGCCCACAAAAACCTATGGTAAGGGCAAAGGGATGGCTTCTGACCTAAAATATATTGAACTGTGCGCGCGTCAAATCGCAAAGGTCGCTAAGACCGATAAAATTGTGATTGAAAAATCAACCTTGCCCGTACGTACAGCTCAGACAATCAAGAGCATCCTGGATCATACTGGAAACGGTGTCCAATATCAAATATTATCTAACCCGGAATTCTTGGCCGAAGGAACAGCTATTCGTGATCTGGAGAATCCTGATCGTGTGCTGATTGGTGGAGACCATGATGAAGAAGGACAGAAGGCGATCGATGCGTTGGTCGATATTTACGCTGCATGGATTCCGCGAGAGAAAATTCTGACTACAAATGTCTGGTCGTCTGAATTATCAAAACTAACTGCTAATGCGTTTTTAGCACAACGTGTTTCTTCGATCAATGCAATATCAGAATTATGCGAAGTTACCGGAGCTGATGTAACCGAAGTTGCGCGGTCCATCGGGATGGACAGTCGGATCGGCAATAAGTTTTTACAGGCATCGGTTGGTTTTGGCGGGTCGTGTTTTCAGAAGGACATTTTAAACCTAGTTTACATAGCCAAGTCATATGGGCTGAATGAAGTTGCTGACTATTGGGAACAAGTTATCATAATGAATGATCATCAAAAGACCCGATTTGCACATAATATTATCCGGACACTTTATAATACGGTGTCGGGTAAGAAAATTGCTTTTTTAGGTTGGGCGTTTAAGAAAGATACGAATGATACGCGTGAATCTGCAGCTATTTACGTAGCCGATATTTTACTACATGAACAGGCTGAGTTAGCCGTATTGGATCCGAAAGTCAGTTCAGATACGGTTTATGCAGATTTAGATTATTTGAAAACACGCTCTCCCGAAGAAAACAGAAGTCTGGTACAGGTTGGATCTGATCCTTATGAAGTTTGTCGCGATGCACATGCTATTGCTATTTTAACTGAATGGGATGAATTTAATACCTATGATTGGAAGCGAATATTTGACAGCATGAAAAAGCCCGCTTTTGTATTTGATGGCCGCAATCTTTTGGATGCAGCGAAGCTAAAAGAAATTGGTTTTGTATATGAGTCTATCGGTGTTCGATAG